The following coding sequences are from one Virgibacillus necropolis window:
- the spoVB gene encoding stage V sporulation protein B, translated as MTKQTFLQGTIILIIAGMITRLLGFINRIVVARLMGSEGVGLYMMALPTLFLVITITQLGLPVAISKRVAEADAANNPQEIKKILVVSLIITGCTSIVAMVLLIFLIPLIATSLLTDDRTIYPLLALSPIIPIVAISSVIRGYFQGLQDMKPQSYSQVIEQIVRISCVALFVKLLLPYGIEFAAAGAMISVILGELVSLSFIIYVFKRKKIFKIRYRFFGYLKSSKKTVSDLFSVALPSTGSKMIGSISYFIEPILVTQSLAIAGIASTLATKQYGELTGYVLPLLFLPTFITQSLAIALVPSISEAGANQNKGLIHYRIHQSIRISFASGALATIVLSLFAAPILLYMYGTDHASNFLVLMAPFFILLYIQAPLQAALQALDLAKPAMWNSLIGAFVKFTALFILASSPKFGITGVALAMVIGVVLVTLLHLAALRKAIKFFIPISDISKMVGLLVITWWIGSMLKNIYTAMEPNLFILMGIFLILTLVYITLLFALRFITKEELKQIPFFAKWFPAK; from the coding sequence ATGACCAAACAAACATTTTTGCAAGGAACGATCATTTTGATTATAGCTGGGATGATAACGCGTTTGTTAGGTTTTATAAATCGTATAGTTGTAGCCCGTTTAATGGGATCTGAAGGCGTTGGGCTATACATGATGGCCCTTCCTACTCTATTTTTAGTTATCACAATTACCCAGCTTGGGTTACCTGTTGCAATTTCCAAGCGCGTAGCCGAGGCTGACGCAGCAAATAACCCACAAGAAATTAAAAAAATATTGGTCGTATCATTAATTATTACTGGTTGTACAAGCATAGTCGCAATGGTCCTTTTAATATTCCTTATACCACTTATTGCTACATCGTTATTAACAGACGATCGAACCATATATCCACTTCTGGCCTTAAGTCCAATTATACCAATTGTAGCTATCTCATCAGTTATTAGAGGTTACTTCCAGGGTCTTCAGGATATGAAACCACAAAGCTATTCACAGGTTATTGAACAAATTGTACGGATTAGTTGTGTCGCGCTTTTTGTTAAGTTACTTCTTCCATACGGTATTGAATTTGCTGCTGCTGGAGCAATGATTAGCGTCATTCTTGGTGAACTTGTTTCCTTAAGTTTTATTATATACGTATTTAAACGGAAAAAAATATTTAAAATTCGATACCGTTTCTTTGGTTATTTAAAATCGAGCAAAAAAACAGTATCGGATTTGTTTTCAGTAGCATTACCTAGTACAGGCAGCAAAATGATTGGATCCATCTCCTATTTTATTGAACCAATACTCGTAACGCAAAGCTTAGCAATTGCTGGGATTGCAAGTACTTTAGCAACGAAACAGTATGGGGAGCTTACTGGGTATGTCTTGCCACTATTATTTTTACCAACCTTTATTACTCAATCATTGGCCATTGCATTAGTACCATCCATAAGTGAAGCAGGAGCGAATCAAAATAAAGGATTAATCCATTACCGGATTCACCAGTCTATTCGTATATCCTTTGCGTCAGGCGCATTGGCAACTATCGTGCTGTCACTATTCGCAGCACCTATTTTACTTTATATGTATGGGACAGATCACGCAAGTAATTTTCTCGTTTTAATGGCACCTTTTTTCATTCTACTTTATATACAAGCCCCACTTCAAGCAGCCTTGCAAGCATTAGACTTAGCGAAGCCAGCTATGTGGAATAGCCTAATTGGTGCATTTGTGAAGTTTACCGCGCTGTTTATTCTAGCTTCAAGCCCAAAGTTTGGAATAACTGGTGTCGCACTTGCTATGGTTATTGGTGTCGTATTAGTAACATTATTACATTTAGCAGCTTTAAGAAAGGCAATTAAATTCTTTATCCCTATTTCAGACATTAGCAAAATGGTAGGTTTGTTAGTAATCACATGGTGGATTGGAAGTATGTTAAAAAATATTTATACCGCAATGGAGCCCAACCTTTTTATTCTGATGGGTATATTCCTTATCTTAACGTTAGTATATATTACATTACTTTTTGCATTACGGTTTATTACAAAAGAAGAATTAAAACAAATTCCTTTCTTTGCAAAATGGTTCCCTGCTAAATAA
- a CDS encoding post-transcriptional regulator, whose translation MLEIVQSVNEWKTLMKPALESKKSEFQLLGYSSASTEEIWNCLVQKVWKGNPPKRVYEVVQDIFHLASNIYLSYLTVKAYEDDDLMASIQAVTKTND comes from the coding sequence GTGTTGGAAATTGTACAATCTGTTAATGAGTGGAAAACACTAATGAAACCCGCTTTGGAAAGCAAGAAGAGTGAATTTCAGTTACTAGGTTATTCCAGTGCTTCAACTGAAGAAATTTGGAATTGCTTGGTACAAAAAGTTTGGAAGGGTAATCCACCAAAACGCGTATACGAGGTTGTCCAAGATATTTTTCATCTTGCATCGAATATATACTTGAGCTATTTAACTGTTAAAGCGTACGAAGATGATGATTTGATGGCTTCTATTCAAGCGGTGACAAAAACGAATGATTAG
- the secDF gene encoding protein translocase subunit SecDF: MKNRGKIIAFFLIVILFATTIGTTVTGITKDINLGLDLQGGFEVLYQVDPIEDGTEVDRELLEATVQTLNERVNRLGISEASINIEGEDRIRVQLAGVENQTEARELLSTSARLSFRDVTDKEYLNGSDIEGGSAQQDFDGQTNAPIVTLQLKDAAKFGKVTSEIAQMQNPDTPYQDNLLVIWMDYQEGDSFAEEFKKEDPKYISAPQVSQTLNTASVQISGDFTVESAQRLADIINAGSLPVNLIEKYSTSVGAQFGEQALNKTVFAGMIGIGLIFLFMIAYYRFPGLIAVINLSIYIYLVLVVFELLNGVLTLPGIAALILGVGMAVDANVITNERIKEELRAGKSISAAFKAGNKNSLSTILDANITTILAASILFIFGTSSVKGFATMLIISILVSFVTAVYGSRILLGLWIKSKFLKNRPGLFGVKQKDIKDIKDKTEYEPKIFNREVNTVKHRKKFFIASSIMVILGAVSLLVFQLNPGIDFTAGSRVQVLAEESINTEEVKDGLAELNVEAESVVPSGDNNEIAVIRYDTVLEQDKIAEIKDYFMEKYGNQPNVSVVSPIVGEELVQNALYSVGIAIIGMIIYVAFRFEFFFAITAIIALVHDAFFVLAIFSIFGIEFDVTIVAAILTIVGYSINDTIVTFDRIRENLIKKKRVKSAKELAIIVNRSLVQTFSRSINTTVTTMIAVLSFLILGADPIVGFGIALAVGLIAGTYSSLFLASQLWLVWRGKMIKKKPVVFEKKKRTEGPQV, encoded by the coding sequence ATGAAAAATCGAGGTAAAATTATTGCCTTTTTTCTAATCGTTATATTGTTCGCAACAACGATTGGGACAACGGTAACTGGGATAACGAAAGATATTAATTTAGGTTTAGATCTTCAAGGTGGGTTCGAAGTATTGTACCAGGTGGATCCAATTGAAGATGGAACAGAGGTAGATCGAGAGTTACTAGAAGCAACCGTTCAAACATTAAATGAACGTGTAAATAGGCTTGGTATTAGTGAAGCAAGTATTAATATTGAAGGTGAAGATAGAATCCGTGTACAGTTGGCAGGCGTGGAGAACCAAACAGAAGCACGTGAATTGTTGTCAACATCAGCTAGGTTGTCATTTCGAGATGTAACGGATAAAGAATATTTAAATGGCTCAGATATAGAAGGCGGCAGTGCACAACAAGACTTTGATGGTCAAACAAATGCACCTATTGTTACATTACAATTAAAAGATGCCGCTAAGTTCGGCAAGGTAACGAGTGAAATTGCACAAATGCAGAATCCAGATACGCCTTATCAGGATAATTTATTAGTTATTTGGATGGATTACCAAGAAGGAGATTCATTTGCAGAAGAATTTAAAAAAGAGGATCCAAAATACATATCTGCTCCTCAAGTATCGCAAACATTAAATACGGCTAGTGTACAGATTTCTGGAGACTTCACAGTAGAATCTGCCCAACGATTAGCTGATATTATTAACGCAGGTTCATTACCTGTTAATTTAATTGAAAAGTATTCTACATCAGTTGGAGCACAGTTTGGTGAACAAGCGTTAAACAAAACAGTATTCGCGGGAATGATTGGTATTGGATTGATCTTCCTGTTCATGATTGCCTATTATCGTTTTCCAGGTCTGATTGCTGTAATTAACTTGAGTATCTATATTTATTTGGTATTAGTGGTGTTTGAGTTACTGAACGGAGTCTTAACCTTACCTGGAATTGCAGCTTTAATTTTAGGTGTTGGTATGGCGGTTGATGCCAATGTTATTACAAACGAACGAATTAAAGAGGAGCTACGTGCGGGTAAATCGATTTCAGCCGCTTTCAAAGCTGGAAATAAAAACTCTTTATCCACCATTCTAGACGCTAATATTACCACCATATTAGCTGCAAGTATCTTGTTTATATTTGGGACAAGCTCCGTAAAAGGGTTTGCCACTATGTTAATCATTAGCATTTTGGTAAGTTTTGTTACAGCCGTTTATGGTTCAAGAATTCTATTAGGATTATGGATAAAAAGTAAGTTTCTTAAAAACCGCCCAGGGTTGTTTGGGGTTAAGCAAAAAGATATAAAAGATATTAAAGACAAAACAGAATATGAACCGAAAATATTTAATCGAGAAGTTAATACTGTAAAGCACCGTAAAAAGTTTTTTATTGCTTCTAGTATAATGGTGATTCTTGGTGCCGTATCATTACTTGTATTCCAATTAAATCCTGGAATTGATTTTACAGCTGGATCGCGTGTACAGGTTTTAGCAGAGGAAAGTATAAATACTGAAGAAGTAAAGGATGGTCTGGCCGAATTAAATGTAGAAGCTGAGTCTGTTGTACCATCAGGTGATAATAACGAAATTGCCGTAATTCGGTACGATACGGTTTTAGAACAAGATAAAATTGCGGAAATAAAAGATTATTTTATGGAAAAGTATGGAAACCAGCCTAACGTAAGTGTTGTTTCTCCAATCGTTGGAGAGGAGCTTGTTCAAAATGCATTATATTCAGTTGGAATTGCAATTATCGGTATGATTATTTATGTTGCTTTCCGATTTGAATTCTTTTTTGCAATAACGGCTATCATAGCTCTGGTTCATGATGCATTTTTCGTATTGGCGATATTTAGTATATTTGGAATTGAGTTTGACGTTACTATTGTAGCGGCAATATTAACGATTGTTGGTTATTCCATCAATGATACCATTGTTACGTTTGACCGCATTAGGGAAAATTTAATTAAAAAGAAACGTGTAAAATCGGCTAAAGAACTAGCAATAATTGTGAACCGTAGCTTGGTTCAAACTTTCTCGCGGAGTATTAATACTACCGTTACAACGATGATTGCAGTTCTATCATTCTTAATCCTAGGTGCCGATCCTATAGTTGGATTTGGTATTGCTCTTGCAGTAGGACTTATTGCGGGAACATATTCATCACTTTTCCTAGCATCGCAATTGTGGTTGGTATGGAGAGGTAAGATGATCAAAAAGAAGCCAGTAGTTTTCGAGAAAAAGAAACGTACAGAAGGACCTCAAGTATAA
- a CDS encoding LapA family protein, producing MRGQTYVIFAIIFVIIVAIFAVINVDPVEVNYLFGTGEAPLIFVILFSVLMGGIIMASVGVVKVFRLQRENKTLRKENEQLKNTSAPIPDVTQSSSAATKEEDGIDDNQV from the coding sequence ATGAGAGGACAAACATATGTTATATTCGCTATTATTTTTGTTATTATTGTAGCTATTTTTGCCGTAATAAATGTTGATCCTGTTGAAGTGAATTATTTATTCGGTACAGGTGAAGCACCACTGATTTTCGTTATATTGTTTTCGGTATTAATGGGTGGAATCATAATGGCTTCAGTTGGTGTTGTTAAAGTATTTCGCCTACAACGTGAAAATAAAACATTGCGCAAAGAAAATGAACAATTAAAGAACACTTCAGCTCCAATTCCAGACGTTACACAAAGTTCATCTGCTGCCACAAAGGAAGAAGATGGAATAGATGATAATCAAGTCTAA
- the recJ gene encoding single-stranded-DNA-specific exonuclease RecJ: MFKSKAKWNFIEEDAEKTRWMGDSPDISPVIKELLVQRGINTSDAAIEFLSPNKESLFMPEDLLGMDVACERVHKAINQNEKILVFGDYDADGVSSTTLLLSALQELGANCDYYIPNRFTEGYGPNEQAFSAAKDQGFQLIITVDCGIASVQEASFAESLGLDLIITDHHEPQEKLPEALAILHPKCSPTYPFKELAGVGVAFKFAQELLGYFPEHLLDLVAIGTIADLVPLINENRILAYYGLQMLSVTKRPGLRALKKQCKIEGNVTEENVGFLLGPRINAVGRLQDAGLAVEMLMTQDEDEAEHLAEVVQNLNQERQQIVNEIVKEAEALVNESNIKGITIVAKEGWNEGVLGIVASKLVRKYDRPAIVLAINSEKGTAKGSARSIPAFDLFQNCMKVKDYFTRFGGHSQAAGMTLPLDNISLLQHELNELIQETLTEDDFKQEITVSKTLSIQEINEELVNEISQLAPFGMANPKPTFHIKQVPSSVRQIGAMQNHLKIQFNQESLMLDGIGFGLGDSFPFISDKSPLSVVGEIGINEWNGNRKAQIVIQDLQIDEQQLFDHRGKKQIEIMPFIENANSYLAIGNDVEHRLKQVPVNFNQMSYITDKEFFDPVDTVFLFELPDSLDDLRIIIQKVKPANIHLCFHLEDSQYLKSFPSREDFKQFYALIIKRGYFDIKKDLFALMKGYDWTEERIRFMLNVFFELEFVIIESGLAKPNTSPTKRKLQESRLYQQRIERSDIEKKLYYSNYDDLKKWFQRLIEDVDIPKEELTYGL; this comes from the coding sequence ATGTTTAAAAGTAAAGCAAAATGGAACTTTATAGAAGAAGATGCAGAGAAAACAAGATGGATGGGCGATTCACCTGATATTTCCCCTGTAATTAAAGAGTTATTAGTGCAACGAGGAATAAACACATCAGATGCTGCCATCGAATTTTTGTCTCCAAATAAGGAAAGTTTATTTATGCCGGAAGATTTATTAGGCATGGATGTGGCATGTGAACGTGTACATAAAGCAATTAATCAAAATGAAAAAATTCTTGTCTTTGGTGATTATGATGCAGATGGAGTTAGCTCGACAACTTTATTACTCTCTGCATTGCAAGAACTTGGGGCAAACTGTGATTACTATATACCAAATCGATTTACGGAAGGTTACGGGCCAAATGAACAAGCTTTCTCAGCTGCAAAAGATCAAGGCTTTCAATTAATTATTACGGTAGATTGTGGCATTGCATCTGTTCAGGAAGCTTCGTTTGCGGAATCTCTTGGACTTGATTTAATTATTACCGACCATCATGAACCACAAGAAAAGTTACCGGAAGCATTAGCTATTTTACATCCAAAGTGTTCTCCTACATATCCCTTCAAGGAATTAGCTGGGGTGGGGGTAGCATTTAAATTTGCTCAGGAGTTATTAGGTTATTTTCCAGAGCATTTACTAGATTTGGTTGCGATAGGTACAATTGCAGACTTAGTTCCATTAATAAATGAAAATAGAATTCTAGCCTATTATGGTTTGCAAATGTTATCCGTTACAAAAAGACCTGGCCTTAGAGCATTAAAAAAACAATGTAAAATTGAAGGTAATGTTACAGAAGAAAATGTAGGTTTTCTGCTAGGACCTCGGATAAATGCAGTTGGCCGGCTACAGGATGCTGGTTTAGCTGTTGAAATGTTGATGACACAAGATGAGGATGAGGCAGAACATCTTGCTGAAGTTGTGCAAAACTTAAATCAAGAGCGCCAACAGATAGTAAACGAAATCGTTAAAGAAGCAGAGGCGTTAGTAAACGAAAGCAATATAAAAGGTATAACGATTGTAGCAAAAGAAGGCTGGAATGAAGGGGTCTTAGGAATTGTTGCATCAAAATTGGTACGTAAATATGATCGTCCAGCAATTGTTCTCGCGATTAACAGCGAAAAAGGTACTGCAAAAGGATCTGCAAGAAGTATACCAGCTTTTGACTTATTCCAAAATTGTATGAAAGTTAAGGACTATTTCACCCGTTTTGGAGGACATTCACAAGCTGCTGGAATGACACTACCGCTAGACAATATTTCCTTGTTGCAGCATGAATTAAATGAACTGATACAGGAAACGCTTACTGAAGATGATTTTAAACAAGAAATAACGGTGAGCAAAACCCTGTCAATTCAGGAGATAAATGAGGAACTAGTGAATGAAATTAGTCAACTAGCTCCCTTTGGAATGGCGAATCCAAAGCCTACTTTTCATATAAAGCAAGTACCGTCAAGCGTTCGACAAATAGGCGCTATGCAAAATCATTTAAAAATACAGTTTAACCAAGAGTCATTGATGCTAGATGGGATTGGATTTGGACTAGGTGATAGTTTTCCTTTCATATCTGATAAAAGCCCACTCTCTGTAGTTGGAGAAATAGGAATAAATGAGTGGAATGGAAACAGAAAAGCGCAAATCGTGATTCAAGATTTACAAATAGATGAACAGCAGTTATTTGACCACCGAGGGAAAAAGCAAATAGAAATAATGCCATTTATAGAAAATGCGAACAGCTATCTTGCAATTGGTAATGATGTTGAGCATCGTCTTAAGCAGGTTCCAGTTAATTTTAACCAGATGAGTTACATAACTGACAAGGAATTTTTTGATCCAGTTGATACTGTTTTTCTATTTGAACTGCCGGATAGCCTAGATGATCTTCGTATAATTATCCAAAAAGTTAAACCTGCTAATATTCATCTTTGCTTTCATTTGGAAGACAGTCAATACTTAAAATCTTTTCCTTCTAGAGAAGATTTCAAGCAGTTTTATGCTTTAATCATAAAACGTGGGTATTTTGATATAAAGAAAGATCTTTTTGCTCTGATGAAAGGGTATGATTGGACAGAGGAAAGAATCAGGTTTATGTTAAATGTGTTTTTTGAGTTAGAGTTTGTTATTATAGAGAGTGGACTTGCAAAACCTAATACAAGTCCAACGAAAAGAAAATTACAGGAATCAAGGTTATATCAACAACGAATTGAACGCAGTGATATTGAAAAGAAACTTTATTATTCAAACTATGATGATTTAAAGAAATGGTTTCAGCGCTTAATAGAAGATGTGGATATTCCCAAGGAGGAGCTTACCTATGGATTATAA
- a CDS encoding adenine phosphoribosyltransferase yields the protein MDYKKYIKIVDNWPKDGVQFKDITPLMDNGVAFKSAVDEIVEFAKEKEIDIVVGPEARGFIIGCPVSYALEIGFAPVRKEGKLPREVIKVDYGLEYGKNVLTIHKDAIKPGQRVLITDDLLATGGTIEATIKLVEDLGGIVVGCAFLIELTYLDGLSKLDGYDVLTLMRY from the coding sequence ATGGATTATAAAAAATATATAAAAATAGTAGATAACTGGCCAAAAGATGGTGTTCAGTTTAAAGACATAACGCCATTAATGGATAATGGTGTCGCTTTTAAATCAGCCGTAGATGAAATTGTTGAATTTGCAAAAGAGAAGGAAATAGATATTGTGGTAGGCCCTGAAGCACGAGGTTTTATCATTGGTTGCCCTGTTTCTTATGCGCTTGAAATCGGTTTTGCTCCAGTTAGAAAAGAAGGTAAGCTACCACGTGAAGTTATTAAGGTTGATTATGGATTAGAGTATGGCAAAAACGTATTAACCATCCACAAAGATGCTATTAAACCAGGACAACGTGTGTTAATTACAGATGATTTACTTGCAACTGGTGGTACCATTGAAGCTACCATTAAATTAGTAGAAGATCTTGGTGGTATTGTAGTAGGCTGTGCATTTCTAATAGAGCTTACTTATTTAGATGGTCTTAGTAAACTAGATGGTTATGATGTACTAACACTCATGCGTTATTAA
- a CDS encoding RelA/SpoT family protein, giving the protein MAKDDILTSEDVIEKARTYLSVDDADFIRRAYEFAERAHADQFRKSGEPFIIHPVQVAGILVELEMDPETIAGGFLHDVVEDTDVTLEDIETNFNHEVAMLVDGVTKLGKIKYKSKEAIQAENHRKMFVAMAKDIRVILIKLADRLHNMRTLKHLPPEKQRRKANETLEIFAPLAHRLGISTMKWELEDIALRYLNPQQYYRIVQLMKQKRDQRESYIQDVMDQVNKQVEEVNIDADISGRPKHLYSIYRKMIQQNKQFTEIYDLLAVRIIVDSIKDCYAVLGIIHTCWKPMPGRFKDYIAMPKPNLYQSLHTTVIGPKGDPLEVQIRTKEMHEISEYGIAAHWAYKEGHQLNKDKKSFEEKLTWFREILDWQNETHDAEEFMESLKVDLFSDMVYVFTPKGDVIELPSGSVPLDFAYRIHTEIGNKTIGSKINGKMEPLDYKLKNGDIIDVMTSKHSYGPSQDWIKVTQTSQAKNKIKQFFKKQRREENIVKGKELVDKEIRALGIEPKEALTQENLQRIFEKFNFTNEEDMYAAVGYQGITAALISTRLTDKIRQSKLKEQDLAQTLEEVKTDVKANKTHKRDSGVKVAGVDNLLVRLSKCCNPVPGDTIVGYITKGRGVSVHRSDCPNVQTEDAKQRFLHVEWETNQPDKKQYHVDLEISGYDRRGLLNEVLQAVNETKTNITQVTGRSDRNKMAVIHITILIHDTNHLRKIVERIKQIKEVYTVTRTVQ; this is encoded by the coding sequence ATGGCTAAAGATGATATTTTAACAAGTGAAGATGTTATTGAAAAAGCCCGCACATATTTATCGGTGGATGATGCGGATTTTATTCGACGTGCATATGAATTTGCAGAACGTGCTCATGCGGATCAATTTCGGAAATCTGGTGAACCGTTCATTATACACCCGGTTCAGGTTGCTGGTATTCTAGTGGAACTTGAAATGGATCCGGAAACAATTGCCGGTGGATTTTTGCATGATGTTGTAGAGGACACAGATGTGACTTTAGAAGATATTGAAACAAACTTTAATCATGAGGTAGCGATGCTTGTCGATGGTGTAACAAAGCTTGGTAAAATCAAGTATAAATCAAAAGAAGCTATACAAGCGGAAAACCACAGAAAAATGTTTGTAGCCATGGCAAAAGATATTCGGGTGATTTTAATAAAACTTGCAGACCGGTTGCATAATATGCGGACACTAAAGCATCTTCCACCAGAAAAACAGCGAAGAAAAGCTAATGAGACATTAGAGATATTTGCACCCCTAGCCCATAGACTAGGTATTTCTACGATGAAGTGGGAGCTAGAAGATATTGCGTTACGCTATCTTAATCCTCAACAATATTACCGTATTGTTCAACTTATGAAGCAAAAAAGGGACCAACGAGAATCGTATATTCAAGATGTAATGGATCAGGTTAATAAGCAGGTTGAAGAAGTTAATATTGATGCGGATATTTCTGGTAGACCAAAACATCTATATAGTATTTATCGAAAGATGATCCAACAAAATAAACAATTCACTGAAATTTATGATTTACTTGCGGTTCGTATTATAGTGGATAGCATTAAAGATTGCTATGCGGTATTAGGTATTATTCATACCTGTTGGAAGCCAATGCCAGGTAGGTTCAAGGATTATATTGCAATGCCAAAGCCAAATTTATACCAATCCTTGCATACTACTGTAATTGGTCCTAAAGGTGACCCGCTTGAAGTGCAAATACGGACTAAAGAAATGCATGAGATTTCTGAATACGGAATTGCCGCACATTGGGCATATAAAGAAGGTCATCAACTAAATAAAGACAAGAAATCATTTGAAGAAAAATTGACTTGGTTCCGAGAAATTTTAGACTGGCAAAATGAGACACATGATGCTGAAGAATTTATGGAATCATTAAAAGTAGATTTGTTTTCAGACATGGTGTATGTGTTTACTCCAAAAGGGGATGTAATTGAGTTACCTTCTGGATCTGTTCCACTTGACTTTGCTTATCGAATTCATACAGAGATTGGAAATAAAACGATTGGGTCAAAAATCAATGGCAAGATGGAACCACTTGATTACAAACTAAAGAATGGTGACATTATTGATGTGATGACTTCCAAACATTCCTATGGCCCTTCCCAGGATTGGATAAAGGTTACGCAGACATCACAAGCCAAAAATAAAATCAAACAGTTTTTTAAAAAACAGCGTCGTGAAGAAAACATTGTTAAAGGAAAAGAGCTAGTTGATAAAGAAATTCGTGCACTCGGAATTGAGCCTAAGGAAGCATTAACGCAAGAAAATTTACAACGAATCTTTGAGAAGTTTAACTTTACTAACGAAGAAGATATGTATGCAGCAGTTGGTTATCAAGGTATTACCGCTGCATTAATTTCGACCAGGCTGACAGATAAAATTCGTCAATCTAAATTAAAAGAACAAGATTTAGCCCAGACGCTAGAAGAAGTAAAAACGGATGTAAAAGCAAATAAAACGCATAAACGTGATTCTGGTGTAAAGGTTGCTGGTGTGGACAACTTATTGGTCCGTTTGTCAAAATGTTGTAACCCTGTACCAGGTGATACTATTGTTGGTTATATTACAAAAGGTCGTGGGGTGTCAGTACACAGATCTGATTGTCCTAATGTACAAACAGAAGATGCGAAACAACGATTTCTACATGTAGAATGGGAAACAAATCAACCAGATAAGAAGCAATATCATGTTGACTTGGAAATATCCGGATATGATCGCCGTGGGTTACTAAATGAGGTTTTACAAGCTGTAAATGAAACAAAAACGAATATTACCCAAGTGACTGGCCGTTCAGATAGAAATAAAATGGCTGTAATTCATATTACTATACTCATTCATGATACAAATCATTTAAGAAAAATTGTAGAACGTATTAAACAAATCAAAGAAGTCTATACAGTAACAAGAACAGTGCAATAG
- the dtd gene encoding D-aminoacyl-tRNA deacylase: MRAIIQRAIDASVTIDGKVSGHIDNGLVMLVGVTHDDTLEDANYIVNKIVNLRIFEDENQKMNLSLKDVNGEVLSISQFTLYANVQKGRRPSFVQAAKPEHANELYKATNQLIMEHDVSVKTGEFGEMMNVQLTNVGPATFILDSNDK; the protein is encoded by the coding sequence ATGAGAGCAATCATCCAACGCGCTATAGATGCTAGTGTAACGATAGATGGAAAAGTGTCAGGGCATATCGACAATGGTTTAGTTATGCTAGTAGGCGTCACGCATGATGACACGTTAGAAGATGCTAACTATATCGTTAACAAAATAGTCAATCTGCGCATCTTTGAAGATGAAAACCAAAAAATGAACTTATCGCTTAAAGATGTAAATGGAGAAGTATTATCTATTTCGCAATTCACATTGTATGCTAATGTTCAAAAAGGTAGACGTCCAAGCTTTGTCCAAGCAGCTAAGCCAGAACATGCTAATGAATTGTATAAAGCTACCAACCAACTGATCATGGAACATGACGTCTCAGTTAAAACTGGAGAATTTGGCGAAATGATGAATGTTCAACTAACTAACGTCGGACCAGCAACATTTATACTGGATAGCAACGATAAATAG